A window from Micromonospora profundi encodes these proteins:
- a CDS encoding DUF6412 domain-containing protein, producing the protein MPVPLGFLWVAWMSASAQLTLLAADPSDLLAGVALTALVLLNALLAARVPGGSGAPGFARVWAGLRARSRGRRTPRQIDPDAAGRPRPRAPGHPLAA; encoded by the coding sequence GTGCCGGTGCCGCTGGGGTTCCTCTGGGTCGCGTGGATGTCCGCGTCCGCCCAGCTCACCCTGCTCGCGGCCGACCCGTCCGACCTGCTGGCGGGCGTCGCGCTGACCGCCCTCGTGCTGCTCAACGCGCTGCTCGCGGCGCGGGTGCCCGGCGGGTCGGGGGCACCGGGTTTCGCACGCGTATGGGCCGGGCTGCGCGCCCGGTCCCGGGGCCGCCGGACGCCCCGACAGATCGATCCGGACGCCGCCGGGCGACCCCGACCCCGCGCACCAGGGCACCCCCTCGCCGCGTAG
- a CDS encoding YidC/Oxa1 family membrane protein insertase produces MLAFAPLHTVVGAAGSALSWLTDLLEPFAGGMATAAAIVLFTIAVRLLISPLTVAQVRGERRRAALAPQVRDLQRRYADDPAKLQGEVFALYRSAGANPIAGCLPLLLQAPFLLVLYRLFTTSEGGTGLLDERLAGVPLGHHLSDGLTGAALPLFAVLLAVLVVLAWWSSRRARRASAAVGTVAGTPTEGPGAATLGRLLPLLPFATVLVALVLPLAAVIYLVTTTAWSVLEQVALRRPQAVAQSDEADRR; encoded by the coding sequence ATGCTCGCCTTCGCACCGTTGCACACCGTTGTCGGCGCCGCCGGCAGCGCGCTGTCCTGGCTCACCGATCTGCTCGAACCGTTCGCCGGCGGCATGGCGACCGCCGCCGCCATCGTCCTGTTCACCATCGCCGTCCGCCTGCTGATCTCACCGCTGACCGTTGCGCAGGTCCGCGGGGAGCGGCGCCGCGCGGCGCTCGCCCCGCAGGTGCGCGACCTGCAACGCCGGTACGCCGACGACCCGGCGAAGCTTCAGGGTGAGGTGTTCGCGTTGTACCGGTCGGCCGGCGCCAACCCCATTGCCGGCTGCCTGCCGTTGCTGCTCCAGGCGCCGTTCCTGCTGGTGCTGTACCGCCTCTTCACCACAAGCGAGGGTGGCACCGGCCTGCTTGACGAGCGGCTGGCCGGTGTGCCGCTGGGTCATCACCTCAGCGACGGGTTGACGGGTGCGGCCCTGCCGCTCTTCGCAGTCCTGTTGGCAGTGCTGGTGGTGCTGGCGTGGTGGTCGTCGCGGCGCGCACGCCGGGCGTCGGCGGCGGTGGGCACCGTGGCCGGTACGCCTACCGAGGGGCCGGGGGCCGCCACGCTCGGCCGGTTGCTGCCGCTGTTGCCGTTCGCGACAGTGCTGGTGGCGCTGGTGCTGCCGCTGGCCGCGGTGATCTATCTGGTGACCACGACCGCCTGGTCGGTGTTGGAGCAGGTGGCGCTCCGGCGTCCGCAGGCGGTCGCGCAGAGCGACGAAGCAGATCGACGTTGA
- a CDS encoding carbohydrate-binding protein, whose amino-acid sequence MAPPSAATTAPPVRRRLVASVLLVATTTALAGVTMTAQAAVPPPATGWSTVWSDDFTGAAGTLPSAANWIIDTGYNYPGGPANWGTGEIQRYTASTANVSHDGSGNLRITPLRDSAGGWTSARIETVRSDFKAPAGGVLAIEGRIQMPNVTGAAAAGYWPAFWALGAPYRGNYQNWPGIGEFDVMENVNGLNSVWGVLHCGVAPGGPCDEFNGIGASRACPGSTCQSAFHTYRFEWDASTSPQQLRWYVDGQLYHTVTQSRVGEAAWSQMTSHAGYFLLLNVAMGGAFPNGVAGSATPTAATVPGRPMLVDYVAVYRRGGGTTPPTTPPPTTPPPSGTRDAYGQIQAEAFSAQNGVIVEACAEGGQNIGALRNGDWVRYDNVEFGSTSPRDFVARVASGAGSGVSGLVEVRLDSPTATPIGSFAIGSTGGWQSWTSVPGNVAAVTGRHSVYLTFTSGQPNDFVNVNWFTFRR is encoded by the coding sequence ATGGCACCTCCTTCGGCGGCCACCACCGCCCCACCCGTCCGACGTCGTCTGGTGGCGTCCGTCCTGCTCGTCGCCACCACCACCGCCCTGGCCGGCGTCACCATGACCGCACAGGCCGCCGTGCCGCCCCCCGCCACCGGCTGGAGCACGGTCTGGAGCGACGACTTCACAGGCGCGGCCGGCACCCTGCCGTCGGCCGCCAACTGGATCATCGACACCGGGTACAACTATCCCGGCGGCCCGGCCAACTGGGGCACCGGCGAGATCCAGCGCTACACCGCCAGCACCGCGAACGTCAGCCACGACGGCAGCGGCAACCTGCGGATCACGCCGCTGCGCGACAGTGCGGGCGGCTGGACCTCCGCCCGTATCGAAACCGTCCGCAGCGACTTCAAGGCCCCGGCCGGTGGCGTGCTCGCCATCGAGGGCCGGATCCAGATGCCGAACGTCACCGGTGCGGCGGCGGCCGGCTACTGGCCCGCGTTCTGGGCGCTCGGCGCTCCCTACCGGGGCAACTACCAGAACTGGCCGGGCATCGGCGAGTTCGACGTGATGGAGAACGTCAACGGCCTCAACTCGGTCTGGGGCGTGCTGCACTGCGGCGTCGCGCCGGGCGGGCCGTGCGACGAGTTCAACGGCATCGGCGCGTCCCGGGCCTGTCCGGGCAGCACTTGCCAGTCCGCGTTCCACACCTACCGGTTCGAGTGGGACGCCTCGACAAGCCCCCAGCAACTGCGCTGGTACGTCGATGGCCAGCTTTACCACACCGTCACTCAGAGCCGGGTCGGTGAGGCGGCCTGGTCGCAGATGACCTCACACGCGGGCTACTTCCTGCTGCTCAATGTGGCGATGGGTGGGGCGTTCCCGAACGGGGTGGCCGGCAGCGCCACGCCCACCGCGGCGACCGTCCCGGGGCGGCCTATGCTCGTCGACTACGTGGCCGTGTACCGGCGCGGCGGCGGAACCACCCCGCCCACCACGCCGCCGCCGACCACGCCGCCGCCGAGCGGCACGCGGGACGCGTACGGGCAGATCCAGGCCGAGGCGTTCAGCGCGCAGAACGGCGTGATCGTGGAGGCGTGTGCCGAGGGCGGGCAGAACATCGGCGCGCTGCGCAACGGTGACTGGGTGCGCTACGACAACGTCGAGTTCGGCTCCACGTCACCCCGGGACTTCGTGGCCCGGGTGGCCTCCGGCGCCGGCTCCGGGGTGAGCGGGCTGGTCGAGGTGCGGCTGGACAGCCCGACCGCGACGCCCATCGGCAGCTTCGCGATCGGCAGCACCGGCGGCTGGCAGAGCTGGACCTCGGTGCCCGGGAACGTCGCCGCGGTGACCGGCCGGCACTCCGTCTACCTCACCTTCACAAGCGGTCAGCCGAACGACTTCGTCAACGTCAACTGGTTCACCTTCCGCCGCTGA